One window of Methanobacterium alkalithermotolerans genomic DNA carries:
- a CDS encoding TIGR03576 family pyridoxal phosphate-dependent enzyme → MLIKTNLDEVKKRETALFFINEHIQKNGRRDLYDLTGLSGAYLLKKEDFEVLETYVGPAVFEKMLDEYGKTHLGGEKILGFNRTSAGILATILALVKKDSTVVHYLPELPSHPSIPRSTRLVGGHYLEFDNLKDFILPENTSLVVITGSTMDHKVISEEEFKQIIKKAHSHPGGKIPVLVDDASGARLRTIVFNQPSAMDLGADLVVTSTDKLMDGPRGGLMAGKSSLIDEIKSKAHQFGLEAQAPLVAGMVRALEQFDPENILNSLDKKKKLKKLLNQEFEGFNETPTGVMILPRDIALELEKRNIDTLLSPDDLSFLWAMILLKEYGVITIPAVGMPGASPTLRLDMASFDGKKLELNEIKNILKGSFKKLEIIAPHIDKSKDILFKK, encoded by the coding sequence ATGCTTATTAAAACTAATTTAGATGAAGTAAAAAAAAGGGAAACTGCTCTTTTTTTTATTAATGAACATATCCAGAAAAATGGTCGCAGGGATTTATATGATTTAACTGGTTTATCTGGAGCATATTTACTAAAAAAAGAGGATTTTGAAGTTTTAGAAACCTATGTGGGTCCGGCCGTATTTGAAAAAATGCTGGATGAATATGGAAAGACCCATTTAGGTGGAGAAAAAATTTTAGGATTTAATCGCACCAGTGCAGGTATTCTGGCTACTATTTTAGCACTGGTTAAAAAAGATAGTACCGTGGTTCACTACCTCCCTGAACTACCTTCCCATCCTTCTATCCCTCGCAGCACCCGGCTGGTGGGGGGGCATTATCTGGAATTTGATAATTTAAAAGATTTTATTTTACCCGAAAACACCTCTCTGGTGGTCATAACCGGATCAACCATGGATCATAAGGTGATTTCTGAGGAAGAATTTAAGCAAATAATTAAAAAAGCCCATTCTCATCCCGGGGGCAAAATTCCAGTGCTGGTGGATGATGCCTCAGGAGCAAGGTTAAGGACTATTGTTTTCAATCAACCTTCTGCTATGGACTTAGGTGCTGATTTAGTAGTAACCAGCACCGATAAACTAATGGACGGACCCCGAGGCGGTCTAATGGCCGGTAAATCGTCTTTAATTGATGAAATCAAATCAAAAGCCCATCAATTTGGTTTAGAAGCCCAGGCCCCTCTAGTTGCAGGTATGGTAAGAGCTCTGGAACAATTCGATCCAGAGAACATATTAAATTCCCTGGATAAAAAGAAAAAATTAAAAAAATTACTAAATCAAGAATTTGAAGGATTTAACGAAACTCCTACCGGAGTGATGATTTTACCCCGGGATATAGCTTTAGAACTGGAAAAAAGAAATATTGATACCCTTTTAAGTCCTGATGATCTATCCTTTTTATGGGCTATGATTTTATTAAAAGAATATGGAGTTATCACCATACCTGCTGTGGGGATGCCGGGTGCTTCTCCTACACTTAGACTGGATATGGCTTCTTTTGATGGAAAAAAATTGGAATTAAATGAAATAAAAAATATTTTAAAGGGCTCCTTTAAAAAATTGGAAATAATAGCTCCCCACATAGATAAATCTAAAGACATTCTTTTTAAAAAATAG
- a CDS encoding METTL5 family protein produces the protein MNSSPKIIKKKKHLEMALQNIPGHINPKVELEQYSTPSIIASDVLWNAFRLGDIKNKKVADLGCGTGIFAKGTALLGARLVWGMDKDREAIEKAREISKKMSLQDIITYTSLDIHDISRDLNNKFDTVIQNPPFGSQSRSKRGADRVFMEKSLELSPVVYSFHMAETENFLEKYWNKLGSIITHKFYYHFPLPQIYHFHKKELKDIEVIVLRVERNRN, from the coding sequence ATGAATTCCAGTCCAAAGATTATTAAAAAGAAAAAACATCTGGAAATGGCATTGCAGAATATTCCCGGCCATATTAACCCCAAGGTAGAATTAGAACAGTATTCCACTCCTTCTATTATTGCATCAGATGTATTATGGAATGCATTTCGTTTAGGGGACATAAAGAATAAAAAAGTTGCAGATTTAGGATGCGGGACCGGAATTTTTGCAAAAGGCACTGCTCTTTTAGGTGCCCGCCTGGTTTGGGGCATGGATAAAGATAGGGAGGCCATTGAAAAAGCCAGAGAAATTTCTAAAAAAATGTCCTTACAGGATATCATTACCTACACCTCCCTGGATATTCATGATATTTCCCGGGATTTAAACAACAAATTTGACACAGTTATACAGAATCCTCCTTTTGGATCCCAGTCCAGATCAAAAAGGGGAGCTGATAGGGTTTTCATGGAAAAATCGCTGGAACTATCTCCGGTAGTATATTCTTTTCACATGGCTGAAACTGAGAACTTCCTGGAAAAATACTGGAATAAGTTAGGGTCAATAATTACCCATAAGTTTTATTATCACTTTCCACTACCCCAAATCTATCATTTTCATAAAAAAGAACTTAAAGACATAGAAGTTATAGTCTTACGGGTTGAAAGAAACAGAAACTAA
- a CDS encoding FumA C-terminus/TtdB family hydratase beta subunit has product MEFKLKTPLKAEDIGKLNTGDVVYISGTIYTARDRAHQRIIQEGAPHDLEGSVIFHAGPIIKIEKNKNSTDSLKVTDAEMVAVGPTTSTRMNPFQRETVERGVLAVIGKGGMDDDTSQALVENNAVYLAAVGGCAALYVKTVKSIKNVHWLDLGVPEAIWELEVDNFGPLVVAMDSKGSNLYKKVENNIKSRNKSN; this is encoded by the coding sequence ATGGAATTTAAACTTAAAACACCTCTTAAAGCAGAAGACATAGGAAAATTAAATACCGGGGATGTGGTATACATTTCTGGAACTATTTACACCGCCAGGGACAGGGCCCATCAAAGAATTATCCAGGAAGGCGCCCCTCATGATTTAGAAGGCTCGGTAATATTTCATGCAGGCCCTATTATAAAAATTGAGAAAAATAAAAATTCTACTGATTCCCTAAAAGTTACAGATGCTGAAATGGTAGCGGTTGGTCCCACCACCAGTACCCGGATGAATCCTTTTCAACGGGAAACAGTTGAAAGAGGGGTTTTAGCCGTTATTGGCAAGGGAGGGATGGATGATGATACTTCCCAGGCCCTGGTTGAAAATAATGCAGTTTACCTGGCGGCAGTAGGGGGCTGCGCTGCTCTTTATGTTAAAACGGTTAAATCCATTAAAAATGTCCATTGGTTAGATCTGGGAGTACCTGAGGCTATATGGGAATTGGAAGTGGATAATTTCGGTCCGCTGGTAGTGGCCATGGATTCTAAAGGTTCTAATTTATATAAAAAAGTTGAAAATAATATTAAATCCAGAAATAAATCAAATTAA
- the rpl4p gene encoding 50S ribosomal protein L4 has translation MKKIKVYSLEGEITEEIELPEIFLEEFRPDLIKRAVISAQTARIQPWGANPMAGKRTTAKSFGAGRGVAMVPRVKGSRHPAASKAAFVPQSVGGRKAHPPRSQKVHHEKINKKERRFAIRSAIAATTNQELVENRGHRMANVPQIPLVVDDELCKIKKTRETREIFKKLGIMDDVVRAKEGKNIRAGKGKMRGRKYKSPKGPLIVVGEDKGIGLGARNHPGVDVVSVENLNAELLAPGTHPGRLTIFTKSAVEKLGELFQ, from the coding sequence ATGAAAAAAATTAAGGTTTATTCACTGGAAGGCGAAATTACAGAAGAGATTGAGTTGCCTGAAATATTCCTGGAAGAATTCAGGCCTGACCTTATTAAAAGAGCAGTGATTTCCGCACAGACCGCCCGAATACAGCCATGGGGTGCTAATCCTATGGCAGGTAAAAGAACTACTGCAAAATCATTCGGTGCTGGTAGGGGTGTGGCAATGGTGCCTCGTGTAAAAGGTAGTAGACATCCTGCAGCTTCTAAGGCTGCTTTTGTACCTCAAAGTGTTGGAGGTAGGAAAGCTCATCCTCCAAGATCTCAAAAGGTTCACCATGAGAAAATAAATAAAAAAGAAAGGAGATTTGCTATCCGTTCGGCAATAGCAGCTACAACCAATCAGGAACTGGTTGAAAATAGAGGCCACCGAATGGCCAATGTCCCTCAAATACCTCTGGTGGTGGATGATGAACTATGCAAAATTAAAAAAACCAGAGAAACCCGGGAAATATTCAAAAAACTGGGGATTATGGATGATGTAGTTCGAGCTAAAGAGGGTAAGAATATACGGGCTGGAAAAGGTAAGATGCGAGGTCGAAAATATAAATCACCTAAAGGACCACTAATAGTTGTTGGAGAAGATAAAGGCATAGGATTAGGTGCTAGAAACCACCCTGGTGTGGATGTAGTTTCTGTTGAAAATTTAAATGCTGAATTGCTTGCTCCAGGAACTCATCCCGGGCGATTGACCATTTTCACTAAATCTGCTGTAGAAAAATTAGGGGAGCTCTTTCAGTAG
- a CDS encoding TIGR00288 family NYN domain-containing protein, translating to MRSFEKLTSLKDYIPLKKKEAGDKAIGLLVDGPNMLRKEFSLNLDLVRKIMADYGNMRVGKVLLNQYASDKLIEAIVNQGFTPIVVAGDTDVYMAVEAMELIYNPSIDVVALMTRDADFLPIINKAKENGKDTIVIGAEPGFSAALQNSADEAIILKSEPNKNRNPHPSPDNNSNNHKNEDKSDFLNQE from the coding sequence ATGCGCAGCTTTGAAAAACTCACTTCATTGAAGGACTATATACCTTTAAAGAAGAAAGAGGCAGGCGATAAAGCTATTGGACTGTTAGTAGACGGACCCAACATGCTTAGAAAAGAATTTAGCCTTAATTTAGATTTAGTTAGAAAAATAATGGCGGATTATGGTAATATGCGTGTTGGGAAAGTACTTCTTAACCAATATGCATCAGATAAGCTTATAGAAGCAATAGTAAACCAGGGATTCACACCTATTGTAGTGGCAGGAGACACTGATGTTTACATGGCCGTGGAGGCTATGGAATTAATTTATAATCCTAGTATTGATGTTGTTGCCCTGATGACTCGTGATGCTGACTTTTTACCAATTATTAATAAGGCCAAAGAAAATGGAAAGGATACCATTGTTATTGGAGCAGAACCGGGATTTAGTGCTGCTTTACAAAACTCTGCTGATGAAGCTATTATTCTAAAATCAGAACCTAATAAAAATAGAAATCCCCATCCTTCTCCTGATAATAATTCTAATAATCATAAAAATGAGGATAAATCTGATTTCCTTAATCAAGAATAA
- a CDS encoding acetyl-CoA carboxylase biotin carboxylase subunit, which yields MFDKILVANRGEIAIRVMRACRELEVDSVAIYSDADKTSLFAKYADESYHIGESTPSESYLNIEKIIDIAEKSKADAIHPGYGFLAENSNLGKECEKHGIKLIGPKGSVIEAMGDKITSKKLMRAANVPVIPGTDKGISSIDQGIKIAESIGYPVIVKASAGGGGIGMRTVYEEDELVRAIESTQSVASSAFGDSTVYIEKYLEEPRHIEFQIMADEQGNTIHLADRECSIQRRHQKLIEEAPSPIMTEDLRERMGSAAIKAATHIDYTNAGTVEFLYSNGDFYFLEMNTRIQVEHPITEIITNVDLVKEQIKIAAGNEICCSQEEVEVNGHAIECRINAEDPLSDFAPNPGKITGYRSPGGIGVRVDSGVYMNYTIPSFYDSMISKLIVWSPSRNDAINRMKRALREYVILGVKTTIPFHKAIMNHEAFQQGRLNTHFVDEHHKGIQDNMEKVIAQDKEMENRLKSTFLPGKKVAAISAAVGSYMKSVQTSKK from the coding sequence ATGTTTGACAAGATCCTGGTAGCCAATAGAGGCGAAATAGCCATAAGGGTAATGAGAGCTTGCCGTGAGTTGGAGGTTGATAGTGTTGCTATTTACTCTGATGCAGATAAAACTTCTCTCTTTGCTAAATACGCCGATGAATCATACCATATAGGCGAATCAACTCCTTCCGAGAGTTATTTGAACATTGAAAAAATTATAGATATAGCTGAAAAGTCAAAAGCAGATGCCATCCACCCCGGCTATGGTTTTTTAGCAGAAAACTCTAATTTAGGTAAAGAATGTGAAAAACATGGTATCAAACTCATAGGGCCCAAAGGTTCAGTTATAGAAGCCATGGGAGACAAAATAACCTCTAAAAAACTTATGCGCGCGGCAAATGTTCCAGTGATACCCGGTACGGATAAAGGAATCTCCAGCATAGATCAAGGGATAAAAATAGCAGAATCAATTGGTTATCCGGTAATTGTTAAGGCCTCAGCTGGAGGAGGCGGTATTGGGATGAGAACTGTTTATGAAGAAGATGAATTGGTAAGGGCCATAGAATCTACCCAATCTGTTGCTTCATCTGCATTTGGAGATTCCACCGTTTATATTGAAAAGTATCTGGAAGAACCCCGGCATATTGAATTTCAGATAATGGCGGATGAACAGGGAAATACCATACACCTGGCAGATAGGGAATGTTCCATACAGCGTCGACATCAAAAATTAATTGAAGAAGCACCATCTCCTATCATGACCGAAGATCTTAGAGAAAGAATGGGTTCTGCTGCTATTAAAGCTGCTACACACATTGATTACACTAATGCAGGTACTGTGGAATTTTTATATTCCAATGGAGATTTTTATTTCCTGGAAATGAATACCAGAATCCAGGTGGAGCATCCCATAACAGAAATTATCACCAATGTGGATCTGGTTAAAGAACAAATTAAAATTGCGGCTGGAAATGAAATTTGCTGTTCCCAGGAAGAGGTTGAAGTGAATGGGCATGCCATAGAATGCCGGATAAATGCTGAGGATCCTCTGTCAGACTTTGCTCCTAACCCGGGTAAAATAACTGGTTATCGATCTCCTGGAGGGATTGGAGTAAGAGTAGATAGTGGGGTTTACATGAATTACACCATACCCTCTTTTTATGACTCCATGATATCCAAACTAATTGTATGGAGCCCCAGCCGTAATGATGCCATAAACCGTATGAAACGTGCCCTGAGAGAATATGTGATATTAGGTGTAAAAACAACCATTCCCTTCCATAAAGCCATTATGAACCATGAAGCATTCCAACAAGGAAGGCTTAACACCCATTTTGTGGATGAACACCACAAAGGCATACAGGATAACATGGAGAAAGTCATAGCACAAGATAAGGAAATGGAAAACCGTCTAAAATCCACATTCTTACCTGGAAAAAAAGTGGCAGCCATATCTGCGGCGGTGGGATCGTACATGAAATCTGTTCAAACTTCTAAAAAATGA
- the rtcA gene encoding RNA 3'-terminal phosphate cyclase produces the protein MIEIDGSSGEGGGAVVRISAALASLTSKKLNIKNIRAQRPRKGLSSQHLMALTALSWLCNAEFQGFHTGSEEIFFCPGKLRGGNLELDIKTAGSMALVLQAFMIPAPFAPKKVEITLKGGSDVRWAPPFDYLKYITLPILELMGYKCGIELIQRGHYPRGGGILKAEILPVKKLNPLKILEPEIDSIKGISHATNLPLHVAERQALAAHKILAKTGYEVDIAVEHSTNNLSPGSGIVVWAQGNTRIGGNALGKRGKSAEKVGEDAAKNILYSLGREATLDNYMGDQIIPYMALAGGSCFKIPTLSSHARTNIQLVKKITGKVFRVHPREEVVEISTK, from the coding sequence TTGATAGAAATAGATGGTTCTTCTGGCGAAGGAGGAGGAGCAGTGGTTCGAATCTCTGCTGCCCTGGCTTCTCTTACTTCTAAAAAACTTAATATAAAGAATATAAGGGCCCAAAGACCTCGTAAAGGCCTTTCATCCCAGCATTTAATGGCACTAACTGCCCTCTCCTGGCTATGTAATGCAGAATTTCAGGGTTTTCATACAGGTTCTGAGGAAATTTTTTTTTGTCCAGGCAAATTAAGGGGAGGGAATTTGGAATTAGATATAAAAACTGCGGGAAGCATGGCCCTGGTATTACAGGCATTTATGATACCCGCACCATTTGCCCCTAAAAAAGTAGAAATAACTCTAAAAGGAGGTTCTGATGTTAGATGGGCCCCACCATTCGATTATCTAAAATATATTACCCTGCCTATTTTAGAACTAATGGGATATAAATGTGGGATAGAGCTAATTCAAAGAGGTCATTACCCTCGTGGAGGTGGAATTTTAAAAGCTGAAATTTTACCTGTAAAAAAATTAAATCCTTTAAAAATTTTAGAACCTGAAATTGACTCCATTAAAGGAATTTCTCATGCCACCAACCTTCCCCTACATGTGGCTGAAAGGCAAGCTTTAGCTGCTCACAAAATTCTTGCTAAAACGGGTTACGAGGTGGATATAGCAGTAGAACATAGCACCAATAATTTATCCCCTGGTTCGGGTATTGTGGTCTGGGCCCAGGGAAATACTCGCATAGGAGGAAATGCTTTAGGAAAAAGAGGTAAATCTGCTGAAAAAGTTGGCGAAGATGCTGCTAAAAATATACTATATTCTCTGGGAAGGGAAGCCACTTTAGATAATTATATGGGAGACCAAATTATTCCCTACATGGCCCTGGCAGGCGGGTCCTGTTTTAAGATTCCCACTTTAAGCTCCCATGCCCGTACCAATATACAACTGGTTAAAAAAATAACTGGGAAAGTTTTCAGGGTACACCCCCGGGAGGAAGTGGTGGAAATTAGTACAAAATGA
- a CDS encoding 50S ribosomal protein L23 → MDPYAVIVKPHITEKSMNLIDQNNELTFVVLRTSNKSAIRKSFEDLFAVKVESVNTQINSKGLKLAYIKLAAEHKAEDIAVKMGVF, encoded by the coding sequence ATGGATCCTTATGCAGTTATAGTAAAACCTCACATAACAGAAAAAAGCATGAATTTAATTGATCAAAATAATGAATTAACATTTGTGGTATTGAGAACCAGCAATAAATCTGCTATTCGGAAATCTTTTGAAGATCTCTTTGCAGTAAAAGTGGAAAGTGTTAATACTCAAATCAACTCCAAAGGCCTCAAATTAGCCTACATTAAACTGGCGGCCGAACACAAAGCGGAAGACATAGCAGTTAAAATGGGAGTATTTTAA
- a CDS encoding biotin--[acetyl-CoA-carboxylase] ligase translates to MQEKLLDILHKNKGKYVFHEELASNLDISPEEVETNIDKLKELGYQFDFSSNLGYRLKESSTLLLPFEIKRDLETKYIGREIHYFSEVDSTNNMAKKLAEKGAEEGTMVIAETQSRGRGRRGKKWISPEGGIWMSTILRPHIPPADAPKLTLMTGVAVAKTLKKEFGLDVGIKWPNDILIGNKKVCGILTEANAKFNTVDYVVVGIGIDANVDTKIFPSEVVHLATSLKKELEEEIDRVKLVQSLSKIFEETYEEFKSGNFPDILNDWRNLSTTIGSYVEVRKRLGKIVRGEAIGITNTGALILELDDNTLRKVISGECIHIEK, encoded by the coding sequence ATGCAGGAAAAATTATTAGATATTCTCCATAAAAATAAAGGAAAATATGTTTTTCATGAGGAACTTGCTTCCAATTTAGACATTTCTCCAGAAGAAGTAGAAACCAATATAGATAAATTAAAAGAATTAGGATATCAATTCGATTTTTCATCCAATTTAGGATATAGATTAAAAGAGTCTTCCACCCTATTATTGCCCTTTGAGATAAAAAGAGATCTGGAAACCAAATACATTGGTCGTGAAATACATTATTTCTCTGAAGTTGATTCCACCAATAATATGGCTAAGAAACTGGCGGAAAAGGGAGCAGAAGAAGGAACCATGGTCATTGCGGAAACACAAAGTAGGGGAAGAGGCAGAAGGGGTAAAAAATGGATTTCTCCTGAAGGTGGAATATGGATGTCTACTATTTTAAGGCCCCATATACCCCCGGCTGATGCCCCTAAACTCACCTTAATGACCGGAGTTGCTGTTGCAAAAACTCTTAAAAAGGAATTTGGATTGGATGTGGGAATCAAATGGCCTAATGATATTCTTATTGGAAACAAAAAGGTTTGTGGAATTTTAACCGAAGCAAATGCTAAATTCAATACCGTGGATTATGTGGTGGTGGGTATTGGAATTGATGCCAATGTAGATACTAAAATTTTCCCCTCAGAGGTGGTTCACCTGGCCACTTCCTTAAAAAAAGAACTAGAAGAGGAAATAGATCGTGTGAAACTGGTTCAAAGCCTATCTAAGATATTTGAAGAAACATACGAAGAATTTAAATCAGGTAATTTCCCTGATATTCTCAATGATTGGAGAAATCTATCCACCACCATTGGTAGTTATGTGGAAGTAAGAAAAAGGCTGGGAAAAATTGTAAGAGGGGAAGCAATAGGCATAACCAACACCGGAGCCCTTATTTTAGAATTAGATGATAATACACTCCGTAAAGTAATATCGGGAGAATGTATACATATTGAAAAATAA
- a CDS encoding DUF6282 family protein, whose translation MEKDLIRLDNYIDTHVHTAPDIKPRICSDREAATTARNENMAGLVIKCHVESTATRAWIAQKYSNIPVIGGICLNSSVGGINPSAVKICAQLGGKIVWLPTISAGEIPLDSDKLEEILALVRDYDLVLSTGHLGVENIFRVLDLAHSWNLKRILINHPLTGVIGATIDEQKEMSGYGYLEHCFVACMPQHDGLEPQKIARAIQEVGAQKCIMATDFGQTHNDIPVQGFKQFIQAMLNEGITKKQIDTMCRDNPCNLLF comes from the coding sequence ATGGAAAAAGATTTGATCAGGTTGGATAATTATATTGATACCCATGTCCACACCGCCCCGGATATAAAACCCCGTATATGCTCTGATCGGGAAGCAGCCACCACTGCCCGGAATGAAAATATGGCCGGATTGGTTATCAAGTGCCATGTGGAATCTACAGCCACCCGGGCATGGATAGCACAAAAATATTCTAATATTCCGGTTATAGGAGGCATATGTCTTAATTCCAGTGTAGGGGGTATTAATCCCTCGGCAGTTAAAATCTGTGCCCAGTTAGGGGGCAAAATAGTATGGTTACCCACCATCTCTGCTGGAGAAATACCACTTGATAGTGATAAATTGGAAGAAATACTGGCCCTGGTGCGAGATTATGACCTGGTACTCTCCACAGGCCACCTGGGGGTGGAAAATATTTTCAGAGTACTGGATCTGGCCCATAGCTGGAATTTAAAACGCATCCTTATTAATCATCCCCTAACCGGTGTTATTGGTGCCACCATAGATGAACAAAAAGAAATGTCCGGTTATGGATATTTAGAACATTGTTTTGTGGCCTGCATGCCCCAGCATGATGGGCTGGAACCTCAAAAAATAGCCCGGGCTATACAGGAGGTGGGAGCTCAAAAGTGCATCATGGCCACTGATTTTGGCCAGACACATAATGATATTCCGGTGCAGGGTTTTAAACAATTTATTCAGGCAATGCTAAATGAGGGAATTACAAAAAAACAGATTGATACCATGTGCCGGGATAATCCCTGTAACTTACTTTTTTAG
- a CDS encoding putative RNA uridine N3 methyltransferase, translating into MNTRHLSLFIPDSLTAETKDLKLKTYKVGLIARSAAIFRAKRVVIYKDDADPDEANFIRDILTYMDTPQYLRKKVFPIRKELKHVGILPPLRTPHHPTGTPGEGDFRQGLTLKRTKKGTFVDIGAEKPAFCKEQLTVNKVLSFKITKLGKEIIVDPDQPDDTYWGYETLSTNKNLHQSLKLVKPEVVVATSRYGNPITSILDEVKSKVKKANHWAILFGGPYSGLPDYVSSQNLADFEVNMVPSQGTQTIRTEEAVLSTLSIFNLLLNLE; encoded by the coding sequence ATGAATACAAGGCATTTATCACTTTTCATCCCGGATTCACTAACCGCGGAGACAAAAGATCTAAAGTTAAAAACATATAAAGTGGGCTTAATTGCTAGATCAGCGGCTATATTCAGGGCGAAACGGGTTGTAATTTATAAAGACGATGCTGATCCCGATGAGGCAAACTTCATCAGGGATATTCTTACTTATATGGATACACCTCAGTATCTTCGAAAGAAGGTCTTTCCTATAAGGAAGGAGTTAAAGCATGTGGGTATTCTCCCACCACTTAGAACTCCTCACCATCCTACAGGTACACCCGGCGAAGGCGATTTTAGGCAAGGATTGACTTTAAAAAGAACAAAGAAAGGAACCTTTGTTGATATAGGTGCTGAAAAACCTGCTTTTTGCAAGGAACAACTCACCGTAAATAAAGTGCTGAGCTTTAAAATAACCAAGCTGGGTAAAGAGATAATAGTTGACCCTGACCAACCAGATGACACATACTGGGGATATGAAACATTATCTACGAATAAAAATCTTCACCAAAGTTTAAAGTTAGTAAAACCGGAAGTTGTTGTGGCAACATCCCGTTATGGAAATCCTATAACTTCTATTTTAGATGAAGTAAAATCTAAGGTAAAAAAAGCCAATCATTGGGCTATTTTGTTTGGCGGTCCTTATTCCGGCTTACCCGATTACGTTTCCAGCCAGAATTTGGCGGATTTTGAGGTGAACATGGTTCCATCTCAGGGTACTCAAACCATAAGGACCGAAGAAGCGGTTTTATCTACTTTATCCATATTTAATTTGCTCTTAAACTTAGAATAA
- the rpl3p gene encoding 50S ribosomal protein L3, with amino-acid sequence MARHHQPRKGSVAFSPRKRSAKETPRIKSWPKSEEQGLLGLAGYKVGMTHIMMVDNTKNSPTEGMEIATPVTIMEVPPVFVMGFRAYEKTSRGLKALTDVLADNLNEDLSRKIKLPKDYNKDKSLANIQENMDYVVEIRALINTNPRVTSVPKKKPEIFECGLGGKTPQEQLDFALEVLGKEISARDVFADGEHVDSIAVTKGKGFQGPVKRWGIRIQYGKAARSSKARHVGSIGPWTPSRTMWTVAQAGQMGYHKRTEYNKKILKIGDASEVDAVNPDGGFIKYGLVKNDYLIIKGSLPGPSKRLIILRKAIRAHGKHNDAPQINYISTASKQGV; translated from the coding sequence ATGGCTAGACATCACCAACCAAGAAAAGGATCAGTTGCATTTAGTCCTAGAAAAAGATCAGCCAAAGAGACACCAAGGATCAAGTCCTGGCCAAAGTCAGAAGAACAGGGTTTATTGGGTCTTGCTGGTTATAAAGTGGGCATGACTCACATTATGATGGTAGACAACACTAAAAATTCCCCTACTGAGGGAATGGAGATTGCTACCCCTGTAACTATTATGGAAGTACCACCTGTTTTTGTAATGGGTTTCCGTGCTTATGAGAAAACCAGTCGCGGTCTTAAGGCCCTGACAGATGTTCTCGCAGACAATCTGAATGAAGATCTTTCCCGGAAAATAAAACTTCCTAAAGACTATAATAAAGATAAATCACTGGCCAATATTCAGGAAAACATGGATTATGTGGTAGAAATAAGGGCTTTGATTAATACAAATCCCCGGGTAACCAGTGTACCTAAAAAGAAACCAGAGATATTTGAATGTGGACTGGGGGGTAAAACTCCGCAGGAACAATTGGATTTTGCTCTGGAAGTACTGGGCAAAGAAATCTCTGCCAGGGATGTTTTTGCAGATGGAGAACATGTTGATTCCATTGCAGTTACCAAGGGTAAAGGTTTCCAGGGCCCGGTTAAAAGATGGGGAATCAGAATTCAGTATGGTAAAGCTGCCCGAAGTAGTAAAGCTCGGCACGTAGGTTCCATAGGACCATGGACTCCTTCCAGGACCATGTGGACTGTTGCCCAAGCTGGTCAAATGGGATACCATAAAAGAACTGAATATAATAAAAAAATCTTAAAGATTGGAGATGCATCCGAAGTCGATGCAGTCAACCCTGATGGTGGTTTTATCAAGTACGGTCTGGTAAAAAATGATTATCTGATTATTAAAGGTTCATTACCTGGCCCTTCCAAGAGGCTCATAATATTAAGAAAAGCCATAAGGGCCCATGGAAAACATAATGACGCACCTCAGATTAATTATATCAGCACCGCATCTAAACAAGGTGTATAA